In Solanum pennellii chromosome 3, SPENNV200, a single window of DNA contains:
- the LOC107013043 gene encoding protein NEN1: protein MMMGDERMEVAFFDVETTVPTRPGQGFAILEFGAILVCPRKLVEQETYSTLVRPTDLSLIPTLSVRCNGINPEAITSAPTFAEIADKVYEILHGRIWAGHNILKFDCHRIREAFAGINKPAPEPKGIIDTLALLTQRFGRRAGDMKLASLATYFGLGQQIHRSLDDVRMNLEVLKYCATVLFMESSLPDIFTENSWVSPNAITRSRTIARATPEKTGVSADTPSPSTKIESHVESTAEINPFNMDELEESLLSEVMEDESGSYSPGSSTTATESFIGWTDFLEPNEISIPSVSVSLIPFYRGSQKIQVLHDYGELLVCCRRMKVRFDISKKYVNKVGWPRLSFVVDASSDLCKILDVVDDRAQKLSVDSGSSSEWRPVVTRKPGFMNYPTVRLNLPTVIDGNIFRWITEIYQKESSTTEKLVIFSRFDVEELESLITAGTFVDAYFSLDSYDVQQNAGIRLVANKLVVHST from the exons ATGATGATGGGCGATGAGAGGATGGAGGTAGCCTTCTTCGATGTTGAAACTACTGTACCGACCCGACCCGGACAAGGATTTGCGATCTTAGAGTTTGGGGCTATTCTTGTTTGTCCAAGGAAGCTCGTCGAGCAAGAGACTTATTCTACCCTCGTACGACCCACTGATCTCTCCCTCATTCCCACCCTCTCTGTTCGCTGTAACGGCATTAACCCGGAAGCAATCACATCTGCTCCCACCTTCGCTGAAATCGCTGACAAAGTCTATGAAATTCTCCATG GGAGAATATGGGCAGGCCACAATATACTGAAATTCGATTGTCACAGGATACGGGAAGCATTTGCTGGGATTAATAAGCCAGCACCAGAGCCGAAAGGAATTATTGATACATTGGCCTTATTGACTCAGAGATTTGGAAGGAGAGCTGGTGACATGAAG CTGGCCTCTCTTGCTACTTATTTTGGCCTTGGACAGCAAATACACAG GAGTTTGGATGATGTCCGAATGAATCTTGAAGTGCTGAAGTACTGTGCAACTGTCTTGTTTATG GAATCCAGCCTGCCAGACATATTTACAGAGAATAGCTGGGTGTCTCCTAATGCTATTACAAGAAGCCGAACAATTGCGAGAGCTACTCCAGAGAAGACGGGCGTCAGTGCAGATACACCCTCACCAAGCACCAAGATAGAAAGTCATGTTGAATCTACAGCAGAAATCAATCCTTTTAACATGGACGAATTGGAAGAATCCCTTCTGTCAGAAGTCATGGAAGATGAATCTGGTTCATATTCTCCAGGATCTTCCACAACTGCAACTGAGAGCTTCATTGGCTGGACTGACTTCTTAGAACCAAATGAAATCTCCATACCTTCTGTCTCGGTAAGTCTTATCCCTTTTTATCGTGGATCTCAGAAGATACAAGTATTGCACGACTATGGTGAACTACTAGTTTGTTGTAGACGAATGAAGGTGCGGTTTGATATTAGTAAGAAGTATGTTAATAAAGTTGGTTGGCCACGACTGAGTTTTGTGGTTGATGCATCATCGGACCTGTGCAAAATCTTGGATGTAGTTGATGATCGAGCTCAAAAGCTATCTGTGGACTCAGGTAGCAGCTCAGAGTGGAGGCCTGTGGTAACTAGAAAGCCTGGATTTATGAACTATCCTACTGTCCGTTTAAA TTTACCAACTGTTATAGATGGAAATATTTTCCGTTGGATCACCGAGATATACCAGAAAGAATCTTCCACAACAGAGAAGCTCGTGATCTTTAGTAGATTTGATGTGGAAGAACTGGAATCCCTGATAACAGCGGGAACATTCGTGGACGCTTACTTCTCATTGGATTCATATGACGTTCAACAAAATGCTGGCATCCGCTTAGTTGCAAACAAGTTGGTTGTACATTCCACCTGA
- the LOC107012931 gene encoding pentatricopeptide repeat-containing protein At5g66520-like → MSVEESVPAKQRGSRALQQRLFSLLQSCKSIKQLTQIHAHVITNGFTQKNFILVRLLSPFLTSYSLKYADHIFSQVRSPSTTLWNQIIRGHARSENPQKSIELFNQMEISTAMPDGYTYSYVLNGCAKGGLFREGQQVHGKIVKNWSLLNVFVQTNLVNLYSTTGGENCIDNAQKMFDEMTEKNVVTWNSLLFGYFRNGDADEALRLFDEMPDKNVVSWTTVISGCTQNGRCQHALALFHLMQRHPVEFDQVTLVAVLSACAESGALDLGKWIHSGVVESSQLRNEPVLVSFYNALIHMYASCGEIEEAYQVFEEMPRRNSISWTSMITGFAKQGYAHEALTIFQQMESWGGNDVRPDEVTFLGVLFACSHAGYVNEGYRYFRCMKETWDFEPRIEHYGCMVDMLSRAGLFDEATTLVETMPMKPNEAVWGALLGGCKIHKNVRLASSIAQKLAVELEPDRAAGYFVLLSNLYATEKRWQDVVITRQKMYGMGLKKSPGQSKIEADGTTHNFLASDLSHKHACSVYEMLGLLTSQAKLQGYPQNISDGELIV, encoded by the coding sequence ATGTCAGTTGAAGAATCAGTTCCCGCCAAGCAGAGAGGATCAAGAGCTCTCCAACAACGACTCTTTTCTCTCTTGCAGAGCTGCAAATCTATCAAACAGCTAACACAGATCCACGCCCACGTTATCACCAATGGATTTACCCAGAAAAATTTCATTCTTGTAAGATTACTTTCTCCTTTCTTAACATCTTACAGTCTCAAATATGCCGACCATATTTTCAGTCAAGTTCGAAGTCCAAGCACCACCCTTTGGAACCAAATTATTAGGGGTCATGCCCGTAGCGAAAACCCACAGAAATCTATTGAACTTTTTAATCAAATGGAGATATCAACTGCTATGCCTGATGGGTATACATATTCCTATGTACTTAATGGTTGTGCAAAAGGGGGTTTGTTCAGGGAAGGTCAGCAGGTTCATGGGAAGATTGTAAAAAATTGGTCTTTGCTAAATGTGTTTGTTCAGACTAATTTGGTTAATTTATATTCAACAACCGGAGGGGAAAACTGCATTGATAATGCACAGAAGATGTTTGATGAAATGACCGAGAAAAATGTTGTGACTTGGAATTCATTGCTGTTTGGGTATTTTAGAAATGGGGATGCTGATGAGGCTCTTCGACTTTTCGATGAGATGCCAGATAAGAATGTTGTTTCCTGGACGACAGTGATTTCAGGATGTACGCAGAATGGAAGATGTCAACATGCACTGGCATTGTTTCACCTGATGCAAAGGCACCCTGTGGAATTTGATCAGGTGACTTTAGTGGCTGTGTTATCAGCATGTGCTGAATCGGGAGCTCTGGATCTGGGGAAGTGGATTCATTCAGGTGTTGTTGAGTCCTCACAGTTGAGGAATGAGCCGGTGTTGGTGTCATTTTACAATGCACTTATACATATGTATGCTAGTTGTGGTGAAATAGAGGAAGCTTATCAAGTATTTGAAGAGATGCCTCGAAGAAACTCCATTTCTTGGACCAGTATGATCACAGGTTTTGCAAAACAAGGGTATGCACATGAAGCTCTTACTATTTTCCAGCAGATGGAAAGCTGGGGAGGAAATGATGTTAGGCCGGATGAGGTAACATTCTTAGGTGTTCTGTTTGCTTGCAGTCATGCTGGTTATGTCAACGAGGGATACCGATACTTTAGATGTATGAAAGAGACTTGGGATTTTGAGCCAAGGATTGAGCACTATGGATGCATGGTTGATATGCTAAGTCGTGCTGGACTTTTTGATGAAGCCACGACACTTGTTGAGACAATGCCTATGAAGCCAAATGAGGCTGTTTGGGGTGCTCTTCTTGGTGGATGCAAGATACACAAAAATGTGAGACTAGCTTCTAGCATAGCTCAAAAGTTGGCTGTGGAGCTTGAACCTGATAGAGCTGCTGGCTACTTCGTACTCTTGTCAAATCTTTATGCAACTGAAAAGAGGTGGCAAGATGTTGTAATCACGAGACAGAAAATGTATGGAATGGGTCTTAAAAAGTCTCCAGGTCAAAGCAAAATCGAAGCTGACGGTACCACTCATAATTTTCTAGCCAGTGACCTAAGTCACAAGCATGCTTGTTCAGTCTATGAGATGCTTGGTCTGCTCACTAGTCAAGCCAAATTGCAAGGTTACCCGCAAAATATTTCAGATGGGGAATTAATAGTTTGA
- the LOC107012932 gene encoding putative pentatricopeptide repeat-containing protein At1g74400, whose protein sequence is MTRFLHKVAKPFTSAAQPQINLATHLKPTRINLSLKSYLKSNPIKTIFLFSDLLRKKISAVDSYSLLYVIKACTKKSLGTEGKQTHTLVIKLGYEPIIFLQTSLMDMYAATTNIADVHKVFDEIPNKNVVCWTSLISAYVRNQKPYRAIEIFRHMQMDGVEPDQVTFTVSLSACADMGALDKGVWIHDLISRKPEFSEDLSLMNALVNMYVKCGDIRKAMLVFDNIRVKDIRTWTSMIVGHALHGQAEEALRLFSALEEENKSRSIQCQGTKDQLLVPNDVMFIGVLMACSHAGMVEEGKRYFRSMIEEYGIKPRLSHFGCMVDLLCRLGLLKEAYSFILAMPIQPNAVIWRTLLGASGVHGNEELAAVAQSRLRELNASLVGDDVALSNIYAAKGMWEEKIMLRHEMTQRRTPGCSLVEVGKLHS, encoded by the coding sequence ATGACAAGATTCTTGCATAAGGTGGCCAAGCCTTTTACAAGCGCAGCGCAACCCCAAATCAATCTCGCTACACATCTTAAACCAACAAGAATTAATCTGAGTCTGAAAAGTTACCTCAAGTCCAATCCAATCAAGACCATATTCTTGTTCTCTGACTTGCTGAGGAAAAAGATTTCTGCTGTAGATAGCTACTCTCTCTTGTATGTAATCAAAGCTTGTACTAAGAAATCATTGGGAACTGAAGGGAAACAAACCCATACCCTTGTAATCAAACTTGGCTACGAACCCATCATTTTTCTTCAAACATCGCTCATGGATATGTACGCTGCAACTACAAATATTGCTGATGTGCACAAGGTGTTTGACGAAATACCCAACAAGAATGTTGTGTGCTGGACTTCACTGATTTCTGCGTATGTGCGAAATCAGAAACCATACAGAGCCATAGAGATATTCAGGCATATGCAAATGGATGGTGTAGAGCCTGATCAGGTAACATTCACTGTTTCCCTGTCGGCTTGTGCTGATATGGGAGCATTGGATAAAGGGGTGTGGATTCATGATCTTATAAGTCGAAAGCCAGAGTTTAGTGAGGATTTATCTTTAATGAATGCTCTGGTGAACATGTATGTAAAATGTGGGGATATCAGAAAAGCTATGTTAGTGTTTGATAATATAAGAGTTAAGGATATTAGGACTTGGACATCCATGATTGTTGGGCATGCATTACACGGCCAAGCAGAAGAAGCGCTGAGGCTGTTTTCTGCATtggaagaagaaaacaagtcaAGATCAATTCAATGCCAAGGAACTAAGGACCAATTACTTGTTCCGAATGATGTTATGTTTATAGGGGTTCTAATGGCTTGTTCCCATGCGGGGATGGTGGAAGAGGGGAAAAGATATTTTAGAAGTATGATTGAAGAGTATGGCATAAAGCCCAGGCTTTCTCACTTTGGGTGCATGGTTGATCTGTTATGCCGTCTTGGACTGCTAAAAGAGGCATATAGCTTTATTTTGGCAATGCCAATTCAGCCAAATGCAGTTATATGGAGGACCTTACTAGGTGCCTCTGGTGTTCATGGCAACGAAGAACTTGCTGCAGTGGCTCAGTCTAGATTACGTGAGTTAAACGCTAGTCTAGTTGGTGATGATGTTGCATTGTCTAATATCTATGCTGCGAAGGGCATGTGGGAGGAGAAAATAATGCTTAGACATGAGATGACACAAAGGAGAACTCCTGGCTGCAGTTTAGTTGAGGTGGGGAAGTTGCATTCTTGA
- the LOC107014259 gene encoding vacuolar fusion protein MON1 homolog, which produces MPSDADLSDDDRKPKVGPSANSIDQSLDAIENQLSSISVGQSEYESEADSDDEIKEPSSSNQDKLKELPNGLLNKNSGTDNSEELPPMNVVEDVSSFVPVWRNNSEEMEAPASPSSSGYAGERGSSNASSRDTGIEEVDGEILEIGKGDSFDGGSNSQVQWLPGKRHGNEDDASISWRKRKKHFFVLSHSGKPIYSRYGDEHKLAGFSATLQAIISFVENGGDRVNLVRAGKHQVVFLVKGPIYLVCISCTEESYQSLKGQLELLYGQMILILTKSLNKCFEKNPKFDMTPLLGGTDVVFSSLIHSFSWNPANFLHAYTCLPLAYATRQAASAILHDVADSGVLFALLMCKHKVISLVGAQKASLHPDDMLLLSNFIMSSESFRTSESFSPICLPRYNPMSFLHAYVHYLDVDTYLILLTTSSDAFHHLKDCRIRIEKVLLESNVLNEVQRSMVDGGMRVEDLPADHGSHSGAVSHHLGQPGQTRESSERFSEAFIGVGGPAGLWHFMYRSIYLDQYVSSEFSSPVNNRQQQKRLYRAYQKLYASMHDKEIGPHKTQFRRDENYVLLCWVTQDFELYAAFDPLADKALAIKTCNRVCQWIKNIENEIFLLGASPFSW; this is translated from the exons ATGCCTTCCGATGCTGACTTATCGGACGATGATCGAAAACCTAAGGTTGGTCCTAGTGCTAACTCCATCGATCAGTCTTTGGACGCCATCGAGAATCAATTATCATCGATTTCAGTTGGTCAATCCGAGTACGAATCCGAAGCGGATTCTGACGATGAAATCAAGGAACCTTCGTCATCGAATCAGGATAAACTGAAGGAGCTCCCGAATGGACTGTTGAATAAGAATTCCGGAACGGATAATTCTGAGGAGCTTCCTCCTATGAATGTGGTTGAAGATGTTAGCTCTTTCGTACCCGTGTGGAGGAACAATTCTGAAGAAATGGAGGCTCCGGCAAGTCCTAGTAGCAGTGGCTATGCGGGTGAAAGAGGGAGTAGCAACGCTAGTAGTAGGGACACTGGCATTGAGGAGGTCGATGGTGAAATTCTTGAAATTGGCAAGGGTGAttcttttgatggaggttcgAACTCTCAGGTGCAATGGCTTCCTGGGAAACGCCATGGCAATGAG GATGATGCTTCTATTTCctggagaaaaagaaagaaacactTCTTTGTCTTGAGTCACTCGGGAAAGCCAATATACTCGAG ATATGGAGATGAACACAAGCTTGCTGGATTCTCTGCCACTTTGCAAGCCATCATTTCATTTGTTGAGAATGG GGGTGATAGAGTCAACTTGGTCAGAGCCGGGAAACATCAG GTTGTGTTTCTTGTAAAAGGACCTATTTACTTGGTTTGCATAAGCTGTACAGAAGAGTCATATCAGTCATTGAAGGGACAACTAGAGCTCCTTTATGGTCAG ATGATACTTATTCTTACGAAATCTCTGAATAAATGTTTTGAGAAGAACCCTAAATTTGACATGACTCCTTTGCTTGGAGGAACAGACGTCGTCTTCTCTTCACTGATCCATTCATTCAGTTG GAACCCAGCTAACTTTCTCCATGCTTACACATGTCTTCCACTTGCTTATGCAACAAGGCAAGCTGCTAGTGCCATCTTGCATGATGTAGCTGATTCAGGGGTTCTGTTTGCCTTATTAATGTGTAAACACAAG GTTATCAGTCTTGTTGGTGCACAAAAAGCATCTCTTCACCCTGATGATATGCTATTGCTCTCCAACTTTATTATGTCTTCTGAATCATTTAG GACATCAGAATCCTTCTCACCAATTTGCTTACCAAGATATAATCCCATGTCATTTCTACATGCTTATGTGCATTACCTCGAT GTTGACACATACTTAATATTGCTTACTACAAGTTCAGATGCCTTTCATCATCTTAAAGATTGCAG GATTCGTATTGAAAAGGTACTTCTGGAGTCCAATGTACTTAATGAAGTTCAAAGATCCATGGTAGATGGTGGCATGCGTGTTGAGGATTTACCTGCTGATCATGGTTCTCATTCTGGAGCAGTCTCGCATCATCTGGGTCAGCCTGGACAAACTAGAGAATCATCCGAGAGATTTTCTGAAGCATTCATAGGTGTTGGTGGTCCTGCTGGACTTTGGCATTTTATGTATCGAAGTATTTATCTTGACCAGTATGTCTCGTCGGAGTTTTCATCACCAGTAAATAATAGACAACAGCAGAAAAG GTTGTATAGAGCTTACCAGAAGCTTTATGCATCCATGCATGACAAGGAAATTGGACCGCACAAAACTCAGTTCAGAAGGGATGAAAATTATG TTCTACTGTGCTGGGTTACTCAGGATTTCGAACTTTATGCAGCATTTGATCCCCTGGCAGACAAg GCTCTAGCTATTAAGACTTGCAATCGAGTATGTCAATGGATCAAGAATATAGAGAATGAGATTTTCTTGTTAGGAGCCAGTCCTTTTTCATGGTGA
- the LOC107014260 gene encoding ribulose-phosphate 3-epimerase, chloroplastic, translating to MATASSLGSSTLLQSQISGFGGSQKLQKISFSNPNSLTFTRRRIQTVVTASSRVDKFSKSDIIVSPSILSANFSKLGEQVKAVEQAGCDWIHVDVMDGRFVPNITIGPLVVDSLRPITDLPLDVHLMIVEPDQRVPDFIKAGADIVSVHCEQSSTIHLHRTINQIKSLGAKAGVVLNPGTPLTAIEYVLDAVDLVLIMSVNPGFGGQSFIESQVKKISDLRKICAEKGLNPWIEVDGGVGPKNAYKVIEAGANALVAGSAVFGAPDYAEAIKGIKTSKRPAAVAV from the exons atggcGACTGCTTCTTCTTTGGGTTCATCAACTCTGTTACAATCCCAAATTAGTGGATTTGGCGGGAGTCAAAAGCTTCAAAAGATTTCTTTCTCCAACCCCAATTCACTCACTTTCACCAG GAGGAGAATTCAAACTGTGGTGACAGCTTCTTCTCGGGTGGATAAGTTCTCGAAAAGCGACATTATTGTTTCTCCATCCATCCTTTCTGCTAACTTTTCTAAATTAGGAGAGCAG GTGAAAGCAGTTGAGCAGGCAGGCTGCGACTGGATTCATGTAGATGTGATGGATGGTCGATTTGTTCCAAATATAACTATTGGACCCCTTGTAGTTGATTCCTTGCGCCCTATCACAGATCTTCCACTGGATGTGCATCTG ATGATTGTCGAACCTGACCAGAGAGTACCTGACTTCATAAAAGCAGGTGCTGATATTGTCAGTGTTCATTGTGAGCAATCTTCTACAATCCACTTGCATCGTACAATAAACCAG attAAAAGTTTGGGAGCTAAAGCTGGGGTTGTCCTCAATCCTGGAACCCCTTTAACCGCAATTGAATATGTCCTTGATG CTGTTGATCTGGTGCTGATTATGTCTGTAAACCCTGGATTTGGGGGACAGAGCTTCATTGAGAGTCAGGTCAAGAAAATCTCGGACTTAAGAAAAATATGTGCTGAGAAG GGATTAAACCCTTGGATTGAAGTTGATGGTGGAGTTGGTCCCAAAAATGCTTACAAG GTCATTGAAGCTGGAGCCAATGCCTTGGTAGCAGGTTCTGCTGTCTTTGGAGCTCCTGATTATGCTGAAG CTATTAAAGGGATCAAGACAAGCAAAAGGCCTGCAGCAGTTGCTGTATGA
- the LOC107014019 gene encoding galactoside 2-alpha-L-fucosyltransferase-like yields MKRTKKTFNDQQVSSDRESGAVLKNSELKWGPSPMTLMGFIAVLLIVLTVVFSVAFFFGDLPSDCLWTLVEARTFHAKHSKVSEKDILQPLTVPKDKLLGGLLPTGFDETSCLSRYESHLYSKSLQHKPSSYLISGLRRYEALHKQCGPYTELYNRTVNLIKSGEYSSDSSVCNYVVWISYSGLGNRILTLATAFLYALLTNRVLLVDPRANLHNLFCEPFPEVSWLLPPDFPIIDQFSSFNKKSPHSYGYMVRNNVTGNSRIPSFLYLHLCHDFDVQDKLFFCDTDQTILHKVPWLFVKSNNYYVPALFLIPSFEQELNNLFPEKGTVFHFLGRYLFHPTNSVWGLITRYYQAYLAQADEKIGIQIRVFSLGVSNFKYVLNQILACATKENLLPKVNLNEPVANSSGKTKTISVLMTSLSSRYFEEIRNMYWQNPTVTGEIVSVFQPSHEEHQQTEKLMHDRKALAEIYLLSLTDKLVTSGWSTFGYVAYSLGGLKPWILYKFQEGTVHNPPCFRATSLEPCYHSPPYYDCKKKTASNNTVSIAPHMRHCEDNSWGLKLFDRKGKM; encoded by the exons ATGAAGCGAACCAAGAAAACCTTCAATGATCAGCAAGTTTCTTCTGATCGCGAATCAGGTGCTGTTTTGAAGAACTCAGAGTTGAAATGGGGTCCAAGTCCAATGACACTCATGGGTTTTATAGCTGTTCTCTTGATAGTTCTTACTGTTGTTTTCTCAGTAGCTTTCTTTTTTGGGGACTTACCTTCTGATTGTTTGTGGACTTTGGTTGAAGCTAGAACTTTTCATGCTAAACATTCAAAAG TATCTGAAAAGGATATTCTGCAGCCACTGACAGTGCCAAAAGATAAACTACTTGGTGGTCTTCTTCCTACTGGATTTGATGAAACATCTTGTTTGAGTAGGTATGAATCACACTTATATAGCAAATCTCTGCAGCATAAACCTTCCTCTTATCTTATCTCGGGGTTAAGAAGATATGAAGCTCTTCACAAACAATGCGGACCTTACACAGAATTATATAACAGAACAGTGAACCTTATAAAGTCCGGTGAATACAGTAGTGATTCTTCAGTTTGTAATTACGTTGTTTGGATATCGTATAGTGGTTTAGGGAACAGAATACTAACCTTAGCTACTGCTTTCCTTTATGCTCTACTcacaaatagagtccttctggTTGACCCCAGAGCTAATTTGCATAACCTATTTTGTGAACCTTTTCCTGAAGTTTCTTGGTTGCTTCCTCCAGATTTTCCTATTATTGATCAGTTTAGTAGCTTTAATAAGAAATCTCCACATTCTTATGGTTATATGGTGAGAAATAATGTCACAGGCAATTCAAGAATACCTTCATTCCTCTACCTTCATTTATGTCATGACTTTGATGTGCAAGATAAATTATTCTTCTGTGACACTGACCAAACTATTCTCCACAAAGTCCCTTGGctatttgtgaagtcaaataaCTATTATGTTCCTGCTCTTTTCTTGATCCCGTCGTTCGAGCAAGAGTTAAACAATCTTTTTCCAGAGAAAGGAACTGTCTTCCACTTCTTGGGTAGGTACCTTTTCCATCCAACTAATTCTGTATGGGGGCTTATTACTAGGTACTATCAAGCTTATTTAGCTCAAGCAGATGAAAAAATAGGCATTCAAATTAGAGTTTTCAGTTTAGGTGTAAGCAATTTTAAGTATGTGTTGAATCAAATATTAGCTTGCGCAACAAAGGAGAATCTGTTACCAAAGGTTAACCTGAATGAGCCTGTAGCCAATTCTTCTGGCAAGACGAAGACTATAAGCGTCTTGATGACATCTCTGAGTTCACGATACTTCGAGGAGATTAGGAACATGTATTGGCAGAATCCTACTGTTACAGGAGAGATTGTTAGTGTTTTTCAGCCAAGTCATGAAGAGCATCAACAAACTGAGAAGCTGATGCATGACAGAAAGGCCTTGGCAGAAATATATTTGCTGAGTTTAACTGATAAATTGGTTACAAGTGGATGGTCTACTTTTGGTTATGTGGCTTATAGTCTTGGAGGTTTGAAGCCATGGATTTTATACAAGTTTCAAGAAGGGACAGTCCATAATCCACCTTGTTTTCGAGCTACGTCTTTGGAGCCATGTTATCATTCTCCCCCTTACTACGACTGCAAGAAGAAAACAGCAAGTAATAACACAGTTAGCATTGCTCCTCATATGAGACATTGTGAGGATAATAGCTGGGGTTTGAAGTTATTCGATCGAAAAGGTAAAATGTAA